The following are encoded together in the Flavobacterium sp. TR2 genome:
- a CDS encoding TonB-dependent receptor plug domain-containing protein, producing MKIKFTLFAGFLFCTYSYAQQKDSIASKEKLSEVVVTGQLEPQSIKKSVFNVRVISKEDIKQLAANNLSDVLNQYLNITIQNSGSDGRSTVSMFGLDSQYFKILVDNIPLVSDTGMGTNVDLTQVNLDDVERIEIIEGSMGVTHGANAVSGILNIITKKGGPNKWDISATIQEETVGKEYSLTDKGRHIQSAKVGHNFNDNWFINLGGNHNNFKGFYDDKQGKDYSVNDGLRGYSWLPKEQWVGNAMLGYQKTNFKIFYKFDYYGENVDYYSPVLVPQDNYPFPETYFARDKRYITNRFYHHLNANGKLFSKLNYNVSVSHQKQERDAELFDYQMETKQESNNNRFTYQSKEVLYSTGTLSNFFNNKKVDFQLGYEITNENGFYNSAAGTFLDDQLQSKDVRKRLENYDIFTVAEISLTDKFSIRPGLRYSFQSAFENQYASSLGLKYLFKKGLEARASLGKSYRTPNFDELYTYFVDSNHNVQGNPNLVPENSTSYEVSFKRLCNFKSGLQVANNVAVTFLDVDDRIDMVLTQITPSKYKYININKYKMWNISTTEQFAYKNWNLKVGAAVVGISQKLDLAELNITSDDKYLYSLQLNSSISYNIPKWNTLFALYYKYNGQQQQFATGTDGNGNAAFYLNEIKPYSWMDASIRKSFFKNQFEATIGARNIFNVTNVQITQGGGGPTGGAHGGGGVSAMMLGYGRSYFLKLTYNLNFN from the coding sequence ATGAAAATTAAATTTACCCTTTTTGCTGGATTTCTATTTTGTACATACTCTTATGCTCAGCAGAAAGACAGTATTGCCTCTAAGGAAAAACTTTCTGAGGTTGTTGTGACAGGACAATTAGAGCCACAATCGATTAAGAAATCTGTTTTTAATGTTCGCGTGATTTCTAAAGAGGACATTAAACAATTGGCAGCAAATAATCTTTCAGATGTTTTGAATCAGTATCTGAATATAACAATTCAGAATAGTGGAAGTGACGGGCGTTCAACGGTTTCAATGTTCGGATTAGATTCGCAGTACTTTAAAATTTTAGTAGATAATATTCCATTAGTGAGTGATACAGGAATGGGGACTAATGTTGATTTGACGCAGGTAAATCTTGACGATGTAGAACGCATCGAAATTATTGAAGGTTCAATGGGAGTAACTCATGGGGCTAATGCTGTAAGTGGTATCTTAAATATTATCACAAAAAAAGGAGGGCCTAATAAATGGGACATCAGTGCAACTATTCAAGAAGAAACAGTAGGCAAAGAATATTCGTTGACTGATAAAGGCCGACACATTCAGTCTGCAAAAGTTGGACATAACTTCAATGATAATTGGTTTATTAATCTTGGCGGAAATCATAATAATTTTAAAGGTTTTTATGATGATAAGCAGGGAAAAGATTATAGTGTTAATGATGGTTTAAGAGGATACAGCTGGCTGCCGAAAGAGCAATGGGTTGGTAATGCCATGTTAGGCTATCAAAAAACTAATTTTAAGATTTTTTACAAGTTTGATTACTATGGTGAAAATGTAGACTATTATAGTCCAGTTTTAGTTCCTCAAGATAATTACCCTTTTCCAGAAACCTATTTCGCAAGAGATAAACGCTACATCACAAATCGTTTTTATCATCATTTGAATGCAAATGGGAAACTTTTTTCTAAGTTAAATTATAATGTTTCCGTTTCACATCAAAAACAGGAACGAGATGCAGAGTTGTTTGATTATCAGATGGAGACTAAGCAAGAATCAAACAATAACAGATTTACATATCAGTCTAAAGAAGTTCTTTATTCTACAGGAACTCTAAGCAACTTCTTTAATAATAAAAAAGTCGATTTTCAGCTTGGCTATGAGATTACGAACGAAAATGGGTTTTATAATAGTGCTGCAGGAACATTTTTAGACGATCAGCTTCAGTCTAAAGATGTTAGAAAAAGACTAGAAAATTATGACATTTTTACGGTTGCCGAAATTAGTTTAACAGATAAATTTTCTATTCGTCCGGGTCTTCGATATTCGTTTCAGTCTGCTTTTGAAAACCAATATGCGAGTTCGTTAGGACTGAAATATCTTTTCAAGAAAGGATTAGAAGCCCGAGCTTCATTGGGTAAATCATATCGTACGCCAAATTTTGATGAATTATACACCTATTTTGTTGACTCAAATCATAATGTGCAGGGAAATCCAAATTTGGTTCCAGAAAACAGTACTTCGTATGAAGTGAGTTTTAAGAGGTTATGCAACTTTAAATCGGGTTTGCAAGTTGCTAATAATGTAGCAGTGACTTTTTTGGATGTCGATGATAGAATTGATATGGTATTAACTCAAATTACTCCTTCGAAATACAAATACATCAATATCAACAAATATAAAATGTGGAATATTTCGACAACAGAACAATTCGCTTATAAAAACTGGAATTTAAAAGTGGGAGCAGCTGTAGTTGGGATTTCGCAAAAACTTGATTTGGCCGAATTGAATATTACTTCAGATGATAAATACTTGTATTCATTGCAGTTAAATTCGAGTATATCATACAATATTCCTAAATGGAACACCCTATTTGCACTTTATTACAAATACAACGGACAGCAGCAGCAATTTGCTACCGGAACTGATGGCAATGGCAATGCAGCGTTTTATTTAAACGAAATTAAGCCATACAGCTGGATGGACGCTTCTATTAGAAAATCATTCTTTAAAAATCAATTTGAAGCTACAATTGGAGCACGTAACATATTTAATGTGACCAATGTACAGATTACACAAGGTGGTGGCGGGCCTACTGGCGGCGCGCATGGAGGAGGAGGTGTATCGGCTATGATGCTTGGATACGGCCGCTCTTATTTTCTTAAACTTACGTATAACCTAAATTTTAATTAA
- a CDS encoding DUF6607 family protein has product MISKSLFLSAAMALTSSLGFSQDKKQQDIKSIKSMCGCYEVKFNFTETFSYPKDSLTYKPSETKHESALEWVELLEDTPNKIVMQHLLIVSDDMIIKHWRQDWLYENTDLYSFDKGNSWKYKKLDKKAVKGQWTQKVYQVDDSPRYEGSSTWVHVDGQDYWANVADAPLPRREQTKRNDYNVLKRRNIHEITSTGWNHEQDNDKLVRDDAGKDVLLAQEKGFDVYTKVPDVKCIAAQKWWKENNALWKNVRDKWQTLFDRHQDLNLEAKVERKALYSLLFDLKPNATKAESDAIIDKFVKK; this is encoded by the coding sequence ATGATTTCAAAAAGCCTTTTTTTGTCAGCCGCTATGGCTTTAACATCTAGTCTTGGTTTTAGTCAGGACAAAAAACAACAAGACATAAAATCTATTAAATCGATGTGTGGTTGTTATGAGGTAAAGTTTAATTTCACAGAAACTTTCTCTTATCCAAAAGATTCTCTTACTTATAAGCCTTCTGAAACAAAACACGAATCTGCTTTAGAATGGGTAGAATTATTGGAAGATACTCCTAACAAAATTGTAATGCAGCATTTATTGATTGTAAGTGACGATATGATCATCAAACACTGGAGACAAGATTGGCTATACGAAAACACAGACTTATATTCTTTTGACAAAGGCAATTCTTGGAAATACAAAAAATTAGACAAAAAAGCGGTTAAAGGTCAATGGACTCAAAAAGTATATCAAGTAGACGATAGCCCGAGATACGAAGGATCTTCAACTTGGGTACACGTTGATGGGCAAGATTATTGGGCAAACGTTGCCGATGCTCCGCTTCCAAGAAGAGAACAAACAAAACGTAACGATTACAATGTTTTGAAAAGAAGAAACATTCACGAAATCACTTCTACAGGATGGAACCATGAACAAGACAATGATAAATTAGTTCGTGATGATGCTGGAAAAGATGTATTGCTAGCGCAAGAAAAAGGATTTGATGTTTACACTAAAGTTCCTGATGTAAAATGTATTGCTGCTCAAAAATGGTGGAAAGAAAATAATGCTCTTTGGAAAAACGTTCGTGACAAATGGCAGACTCTTTTTGACAGACATCAAGATTTAAATCTAGAAGCAAAAGTAGAAAGAAAAGCCTTGTATTCTCTTTTATTTGACTTAAAGCCAAATGCAACAAAAGCAGAATCTGATGCTATTATCGACAAATTCGTTAAAAAATAA
- a CDS encoding SusD/RagB family nutrient-binding outer membrane lipoprotein: protein MKKIIYALGILILTISCNEDNLTDLNQNEKNPEVVPAYTLFTSAIKTTADQVTNTNVNRNIFRLVNQQWTETTYTDETNYNWTTRKISDSHWTAYFAGPIGDLTKAKKYLTESVIASNDPDFAAKTAVKKNQLILIDILTVYDFKILVDTFGDIPYSEASKGSDNYLPKYDKAIDIYTDLIARLDKDIANLDVSHAGFGAADVLYGDSMSHWAKFANSIKLQLGINLKASGLNNTLADATITSAAKGAFTSNADNAKVVYMNALPNTNPLYVDMVFSGRHDFVPAKPFVDALNALNDPRRVAYFASNKMPYVGGVPGVKNSYGSFTHVSDAIQAPTFPATLLDYAEVQFLLAEAVERGVAVGGTAEAYYNDAITASMQDWGVAQSSITTYLANPAVAYVTAAPTWQQKIGQQAWYASYNRGFEGWTSARRLNFPALTAPATADPAAKGQVPVRMTYPIREQTLNPTNYKAAAAAIGGDFLYTPLFWDK, encoded by the coding sequence ATGAAAAAAATTATATATGCTTTGGGAATTTTGATTCTCACAATATCTTGTAATGAGGACAATCTAACCGATTTAAATCAAAACGAGAAAAATCCAGAAGTGGTGCCTGCGTATACTTTGTTTACAAGTGCAATTAAAACGACTGCAGATCAGGTAACAAATACAAATGTTAACAGAAATATTTTCAGATTAGTAAATCAGCAGTGGACGGAAACAACTTATACAGATGAAACCAACTATAACTGGACTACCAGAAAGATTTCTGATAGTCATTGGACTGCCTATTTTGCAGGTCCGATTGGTGATTTAACGAAAGCAAAAAAATATTTGACTGAGTCAGTAATTGCTTCAAACGATCCTGATTTTGCTGCAAAAACAGCAGTTAAGAAAAATCAATTGATATTAATTGATATTTTGACTGTTTACGATTTTAAAATTTTAGTGGACACTTTTGGAGATATTCCTTATTCAGAGGCTTCTAAAGGATCTGATAATTATTTGCCTAAATATGATAAAGCAATTGATATCTATACAGATCTTATTGCTCGATTAGATAAGGATATTGCTAATCTTGACGTTAGCCATGCAGGATTTGGTGCTGCCGATGTTCTTTATGGCGATAGTATGTCACACTGGGCGAAATTTGCAAACAGCATCAAATTACAGTTGGGAATCAATCTTAAGGCATCAGGGCTAAACAATACTTTGGCTGATGCTACAATTACGTCAGCGGCAAAGGGAGCTTTTACTTCTAATGCAGATAATGCAAAGGTTGTTTATATGAATGCTTTACCAAACACAAATCCACTTTATGTAGATATGGTATTCTCAGGAAGACATGATTTTGTACCTGCCAAACCATTTGTTGATGCTTTGAATGCTTTAAATGATCCGAGAAGAGTAGCGTATTTTGCTAGCAACAAAATGCCATATGTAGGAGGAGTGCCGGGTGTCAAAAATAGTTACGGTAGTTTTACTCATGTCAGTGATGCAATTCAGGCACCAACTTTTCCAGCGACTTTATTAGATTACGCAGAAGTTCAATTTTTATTGGCTGAAGCTGTAGAAAGAGGTGTTGCTGTTGGAGGTACTGCTGAAGCGTACTATAATGATGCAATTACTGCTTCGATGCAGGATTGGGGAGTAGCTCAATCTAGTATTACAACTTATTTAGCCAATCCTGCTGTTGCTTATGTTACCGCAGCACCTACTTGGCAGCAAAAAATTGGACAGCAAGCTTGGTATGCCTCGTATAATAGAGGATTTGAAGGATGGACTTCGGCAAGAAGATTAAACTTTCCAGCACTTACCGCACCGGCTACTGCTGACCCAGCTGCTAAAGGTCAAGTTCCTGTAAGAATGACTTACCCAATTAGAGAGCAAACTCTAAATCCTACCAATTATAAGGCTGCAGCAGCTGCAATTGGAGGAGACTTCTTATATACTCCACTTTTTTGGGATAAATAA